The following coding sequences are from one Cydia splendana chromosome 15, ilCydSple1.2, whole genome shotgun sequence window:
- the LOC134797381 gene encoding uncharacterized protein LOC134797381, with the protein MASETKRRKVIPTEGRAIIAKVFHFLRDEYKFTELYKEPHCDLSHLRNISKRTAEATGTSQRTVQKILQEERNLPSGSAKFPSPHKNRQKRAGKVDINDRLAYTIRSSIRNSYVKLKQIPTLKKVRQTLNEQIGHDACLATIRKLLLKLGYTWTKSDTGRKVLIERHDVQMCRLQYLKKITEYRSQGRPIVYTDESYVTTKNVKCGSRAPHVARYILAHAGTSDGFIENACLLYQALTLSGDDYSKKNFDFYQKWLDEKLLPNLPDRSVVVLDNTSFDNIFVETLPTMHANKSEMEAWLSSKNIPFEANLRQIELYDIIRQNKRAFTTYKIDNYIKNKGFEVLRLPPHHPELNAILNIWDTVKNDIVTVDHDVAYTEKIIRHGVENITRETWRNTCDTVIKKENEYLEYFDTGFVYLANLQDESEGETASEPTESEGDASEASDCDESTFVDE; encoded by the exons ATGGCAAGTGAGACAAAACGGAGAAAAGTGATTCCCACTGAG GGCCGTGCTATCATTGCTAAAGTTTTCCACTTTCTTAGAGACGAATATAAGTTCACGGAACTTTATAAAGAACCACATTGTGATTTATCACATTTGCGCAACATATCCAAGCGCACCGCGGAAGCAACGGGCACAAGTCAAAGAACAGTACAGAAAATATTGCAAGAAGAAAGAAACCTTCCCAGTGGATCTGCTAAATTTCCATCACCACACAAAAACAGACAAAAAAGAGCCGGTAAAGTAGATATTAACGATCGCCTAGCTTATACCATACGAAGCTCAATACGTAATTCTTATGTCAAACTTAAACAAATACCGACATTAAAAAAAGTGAGACAGACCTTAAATGAACAAATCGGTCACGATGCATGCCTAGCAACGATTCGTAAGTTATTATTGAAACTGGGCTACACGTGGACTAAGTCAGACACTGGTCGAAAAGTTTTGATTGAGCGACATGACGTCCAAATGTGCAGATtacaatatttgaaaaaaattactgaatacCGCTCCCAAGGTCGGCCTATTGTCTATACTGACGAAAGTTACGTCACGACGAAAAATGTTAAATGTGGCTCACGAGCCCCACACGTAGCTAGGTATATTTTAGCACACGCTGGAACTTCAGATGGCTTCATTGAGAACGCCTGTTTACTTTACCAAGCACTTACACTTAGCGGAGATGATTATTCAAAGAAGAACTTTGATTTTTACCAAAAATGGCTGGATGAAAAATTGCTACCAAATTTACCGGATCGTTCTGTGGTAGTGTTAGACAACACATCATTCGATAACATTTTCGTGGAGACTCTGCCGACTATGCATGCAAATAAATCTGAAATGGAGGCATGGTTGTCGTCCAAGAACATACCTTTCGAGGCAAACTTACGCCAAATTGAGTTATACGACATAATAAGACAGAACAAAAGAGCTTTTACTACATACAAAATCGATAACTACATCAAGAATAAGGGATTCGAAGTACTGCGCCTGCCTCCACACCACCCTGAGCTCAACGCCATATTGAACATATGGGACACCGTTAAAAACGATATCGTTACCGTCGACCATGATGTAGCTTACACGGAAAAAATCATTCGCCATGGTGTTGAAAACATAACTCGTGAAACATGGCGCAATACCTGCGACACAGTAATTAAGAAAGAAAATGAATATTTGGAGTACTTTGACACTGGATTTGTATACCTAGCCAATTTGCAGGACGAAAGTGAGGGAGAAACAGCATCTGAACCTACTGAATCTGAAGGTGACGCTAGTGAAGCGAGTGATTGTGACGAGTCAACTTTTGTGGATgagtaa